The following DNA comes from Shinella zoogloeoides.
CCGGCGAGGGCTGGTTCAACAATACCGGCCTGATGTACGGCTTCAAGAACAAGGCCCGCTCGCTCGGCGTCGATTATGTCACGGACGAAGCCGTGGCCATCGGCCGTGACGGCGACCGGGTGACGTCGGTGACGCTGAAATCGGGCGCGGTCGTCAAGGCCGGTACGGTCGTCAACGCCTCCGGTCCCCGCGCGGCGCTCACCGCCCGCATGGCCGGCCTCGATATTCCGGTCGAGCCACGCAAGCGCACCCTGTTCGTGTTCGATTGCGCCAGCACGCCCGAGGGGACCGCGCGCGTCAATGAGGGGCGGCTGCCGCTGATGATCGATCCCTCCGGCGTCTTCTGCCGGCCGGAAGGCCGTTTCTTCCTGACGGGCTGCGCGCCCGTCGAGGACCCGGCGGCCGACTGGGACGACTTCGAGCCGCGCTACGAAGAGTTCGAGGAAATCATCTGGCCGGCGCTCGCCGAACGCTCGCCCGCCTTCGAGGCGATCAAGGTGGTGAACCAGTGGGCGGGTCATTACGACTTCAACACGCTGGACCACAATCTGGTCGTCGGCCGCCATCCCACGGTGCGCAATTTCGTCTTCGCCAACGGGTTTTCCGGCCACGGCCTGCAGCAGGGACCGGCAACGGGGCGGGGCGTTTCCGAGCTGATCGTCTATGGCGAGTATCGCACACTGGACCTGACGGAAGTCGGCTATGAGCGGATCGTGGAGAACCGCCCCTTCCTCGAAAAAGCTGTGATATAACGACCGCCGGCTCCGCCCGCGCGGCGGGGCCGGTCGTCATGGAAAATCGCCTGCCGGAGGGTGACTTGGCTGGACAACATACGCGGCTTCCCCCTCTCAATGCATTGCGCGCCTTCTGGGCCGTCATGCGCCAGGGGACGTTCCGCAGCGCGGCGGACGAGCTTCTCGTCACGCCGCAGGCCATCAGCCAGCAGATCAAGCTGCTTGAGGATACCCTGCACGTTCCGTTGTTCGAGCGGAAGGCGCGGGTCATCGAGCCGACCGAGCATGCGATCATCCTCTCGCATTTCATTCAGGCGGGATTCGACGAATTTACCGAAGGCATCCGCCGGGTCACCAATTCGACTTACCGCAACCGCATCAACATCAATGTCAGCCCGTATTTCGCCACCCGTTACCTGATGGAGCGGCTCGAGCGCTTTCGCCAGCTCATGCCCGGCGCCGATATCCGCCTGACGACGATGGTGAATGTCCGCGACTTCGCGGCGGACGAGGTGGACGTCTCCATCCAGTGGGGCTTCGGCAACTGGAAGGAATATGATGTCCGGTTGCTGATGCACGATCCGAAGATCATCTGCTGCTCGCCGGAACTGGCGAGGCAGATCTCTTCGCCTGCCGACCTCGGCCGCATGACGCTGCTCCATCCTGTCATGGCGCGGGACCTCTGGCGCAAGGTGCTGGCGCATCTCGGCCTGCCGTCGATGGAGATGGCCGGCGAGATCGAGTTCCAGGACGCCGCGACGATGCGCAGGGGCAGCATTTCCGGCATCGGCGTCGGCCTCGTTTCAAAGCTCGATGCGCTCGCCGATATCGAGGCGGGCACGCTGGTCGCGCCGCTCGGCATCGATATCCTCGAGACGATGGACAAGAAGGACGTCCCCGGCTTCTACCTCGTCGTTCCGAAAGCCCATAAGCGGGTGAAGATCATCTCTGTCTTCTGCGAATGGATTTCTGCCGAACAATGGTGAAGCGTCACGAAGGGGCGCTAGAGCGCCCCTTCGTGCAACCGGCTCAGAGGGCCTTCTCAAGCTCCGGGAGGGTTTCGAAGAGGTCACCGACGAGGCCGTAGTCTGCGACCTGGAAGATCGGCGCCTCCTCGTCCTTGTTGATCGCGACGATGACCTTGCTGTCCTTCATCCCGGCAAGGTGCTGGATCGCACCGGAGATGCCGCAGGCGATGTAGAGCTGCGGCGCGACCACCTTGCCCGTCTGACCGACCTGCCAGTCGTTCGGCGCATAGCCCGCATCGACGGCCGCGCGGGACGCACCGACGGCGGCACCCAGCTTGTCGGCGACAGGAAGGATCACTTCCTGGAACTTCTCCGACGAGCCGAGCGCACGGCCACCCGAGATGATGATCTTCGCCGATGTCAGCTCCGGACGGTCGGACGAGGACAGCGCATCCTTGACGTGGGTCGAAAGGCCCGGGTTCGCGGCGGCAGAGATGGTCTCGATGGATGCGCTTCCGCCTTCGCCGGCTGCGGCGAAGGACGCCGTGCGTACGGTGATCACCTTCTTCGCATCGGTGGACTGAACCGTCTGGATGGCATTGCCCGCATAGATCGGACGCTTGAACGTGTCGGCCGACACGACCTCGACGATCTCCGAGACCTGCGCGACATCGAGCAGGGCGGCAACGCGCGGCAGCACGTTCTTGCCGACCGAGGTGGCAGCCGAGACAATGGCATCGTAATTGCCGGCGAGCGACACGATGAGCGCGGCCAGCGGTTCTGCGAGATTGTTGCCGAGGCTGGCGTCGTCGGCGAGCAGGACCTTGGAGACGCCCGAGAGCTTTGCGGCTGCATCGGCCGCAGCCTTAGCGCCCGAGCCGGCGACGAGCACATGCACGTCGGAGCCGATCTTGCTCGCTGCCGTCAGCGCCTTGGCGGTCTGGTCGGAAAGGGTGGCGTTGTCGTGGTCTGCCAGAAGAAGAATGGCCATGGTTTAGTTCTCCCTTTCCTGCTTTAGAGCACGCCGGCTTCGGTCTTGAGCTTTTCGACCAGCTCGGCAACCGACTTGACCTTGACGCCCGCCTTGCGGCCCGACGGCTCCTCGGTCTTCAGCACCTTCAGGCGCGGGCTCGTATCGACGCCGAAGTCGGCCGGGGCCTTCTTGTCGAGCGGCTTCTTCTTCGCCTTCATGATGTTCGGCAGCGAGGCATAACGCGGCTCGTTGAGGCGAAGGTCGGTGGTGACCACTGCCGGAAGCTTGACCTCGATGGTCTGCAGACCGCCGTCGACTTCGCGGGTGACCTGCGCAGAGCCATTGCCGATCTCGACCTTGGAGGCGAACGTCGCCTGAGCCCAGCCGAGCAGCGCCGAGAGCATCTGGCCGGTCTGGTTGCTGTCGTCGTCGATCGCCTGCTTGCCGACGATGATCAGGCCGGGCTGTTCGGCCTCGGCCACGCCCTTGAGGATCTTGGCGACGGCAAGCGGTTCGACGGCATCATCCGTCTCGACCAGCACGGCGCGGTCGGCGCCCATGGCGAGCGCGGTGCGCAGCGTCTCCTCGGCCTTCGCAGGGCCGATCGACACGACCACCACTTCCTCAGCCTTGCCCGCTTCCTTCAGGCGCAGGGCCTCCTCGACCGAGATCTCGTCGAACGGGTTCATCGACATCTTCACATTGGCAAGCTCGACACCCGAGCCATCCGCCTTCACACGAATCTTTACGTTGTAGTCAACAACACGCTTGACGGGCACGAGAAGTTTCATGGGCTGGATCCTCAGGCGAGTGTATAGGCGGTCTTGACGGTGGTGTAGAACTCGGCGGCATAGCGGCCCTGTTCACGCGGGCCGTAGGACGAGCCCTTGCGGCCGCCGAAGGGCACGTGGAAATCGACGCCGGCCGTCGGCAGGTTGACCATGACCATGCCGGCTTCCGAGTTGCGCTTGAAATGGGTCGCATGCTTGAGGCTCGTCGTGGCGATGCCGGACGAAAGCCCGAAGCTGGTATCGTTGGCGACGGCCAGCGCCTCGTCGTAATCCTTCACGCGGATGACGGCAGCGACCGGGCCGAAGATTTCCTCGCGCGCGATGCGCATGTCGTTGGTTGCCTCAGTGAAGAGGGCGGGCGAAAGATAGAAGCCGGGCGTTTCCCGCTCCAGCCTTTCGCCGCCGAATGCCAGCCTTGCGCCTTCCGAGCGGCCGATGTCGATATAATCGGCATCCTGCTTCAACTGGCTTTCGTCGACGACGGGGCCGATATGGGTGCCGGCCTTGAGGGCGTCATCGATGACGAGGCCCCTCAGGCGGTCCGTCAATGCGGCGACGAAACGGTCGTGAATGCCCTCGGTGACGATCAGGCGCGAGGACGCGGTGCAGCGCTGGCCGGTCGAGAAGAAGGACGAATTGGCGGCCGCCTCGACGGCGACGGCAAGATCGGCATCGTCGAGTACGACGAAGGGGTTCTTGCCGCCCATTTCGAGCTGGAATTTGCGATTGTGCTCGACCGAGGCGAGCGCGACCCGCTTGCCCGTGCCGACGGAACCGGTGAAGGT
Coding sequences within:
- a CDS encoding FAD-binding oxidoreductase, with the translated sequence MKDQYDVVIVGGAVIGSAVAYYLAANPDFDGSVLVIERDPTYLQAATSLSSSSIRTQFSNPINVKISQYGSQVIRNFGEMMRVEGDRPDLGFHSGGYLFLANTPEQAQVLRENHEAQVSCGADVVLWNRDELANAFPHLNVADIELASYGRSGEGWFNNTGLMYGFKNKARSLGVDYVTDEAVAIGRDGDRVTSVTLKSGAVVKAGTVVNASGPRAALTARMAGLDIPVEPRKRTLFVFDCASTPEGTARVNEGRLPLMIDPSGVFCRPEGRFFLTGCAPVEDPAADWDDFEPRYEEFEEIIWPALAERSPAFEAIKVVNQWAGHYDFNTLDHNLVVGRHPTVRNFVFANGFSGHGLQQGPATGRGVSELIVYGEYRTLDLTEVGYERIVENRPFLEKAVI
- a CDS encoding LysR substrate-binding domain-containing protein, whose translation is MAGQHTRLPPLNALRAFWAVMRQGTFRSAADELLVTPQAISQQIKLLEDTLHVPLFERKARVIEPTEHAIILSHFIQAGFDEFTEGIRRVTNSTYRNRININVSPYFATRYLMERLERFRQLMPGADIRLTTMVNVRDFAADEVDVSIQWGFGNWKEYDVRLLMHDPKIICCSPELARQISSPADLGRMTLLHPVMARDLWRKVLAHLGLPSMEMAGEIEFQDAATMRRGSISGIGVGLVSKLDALADIEAGTLVAPLGIDILETMDKKDVPGFYLVVPKAHKRVKIISVFCEWISAEQW
- a CDS encoding electron transfer flavoprotein subunit alpha/FixB family protein, with translation MAILLLADHDNATLSDQTAKALTAASKIGSDVHVLVAGSGAKAAADAAAKLSGVSKVLLADDASLGNNLAEPLAALIVSLAGNYDAIVSAATSVGKNVLPRVAALLDVAQVSEIVEVVSADTFKRPIYAGNAIQTVQSTDAKKVITVRTASFAAAGEGGSASIETISAAANPGLSTHVKDALSSSDRPELTSAKIIISGGRALGSSEKFQEVILPVADKLGAAVGASRAAVDAGYAPNDWQVGQTGKVVAPQLYIACGISGAIQHLAGMKDSKVIVAINKDEEAPIFQVADYGLVGDLFETLPELEKAL
- a CDS encoding electron transfer flavoprotein subunit beta/FixA family protein translates to MKLLVPVKRVVDYNVKIRVKADGSGVELANVKMSMNPFDEISVEEALRLKEAGKAEEVVVVSIGPAKAEETLRTALAMGADRAVLVETDDAVEPLAVAKILKGVAEAEQPGLIIVGKQAIDDDSNQTGQMLSALLGWAQATFASKVEIGNGSAQVTREVDGGLQTIEVKLPAVVTTDLRLNEPRYASLPNIMKAKKKPLDKKAPADFGVDTSPRLKVLKTEEPSGRKAGVKVKSVAELVEKLKTEAGVL
- a CDS encoding aldehyde dehydrogenase family protein — translated: MLHKNLIAGEWVSGDASANINPSNTNDVVGDYARASAEDTKAAIAAARAALPAWSRSGILERHAILKKAGDEILARKEELGRLLAREEGKTLPEAIGEVTRAGQIFDFFAGETLRLSGEVLPSVRPNIGVEITREAIGVVGIITPWNFPIAIPAWKIAPALAYGNTVVLKPADLVPGSAWALVDILHRASTPAGVVNLVMGRGSVVGQTLLDSPDVNALTFTGSVGTGKRVALASVEHNRKFQLEMGGKNPFVVLDDADLAVAVEAAANSSFFSTGQRCTASSRLIVTEGIHDRFVAALTDRLRGLVIDDALKAGTHIGPVVDESQLKQDADYIDIGRSEGARLAFGGERLERETPGFYLSPALFTEATNDMRIAREEIFGPVAAVIRVKDYDEALAVANDTSFGLSSGIATTSLKHATHFKRNSEAGMVMVNLPTAGVDFHVPFGGRKGSSYGPREQGRYAAEFYTTVKTAYTLA